Proteins from one Fundidesulfovibrio magnetotacticus genomic window:
- a CDS encoding ABC transporter permease, with the protein MLLSLRIALQALATHKLRTALAMLGVFLGALALTGVRHVSLAMMRQAEIEVEKLGPNLFAVMAGQVRFTRDGGARTAGGAATFQFEDSLALMRSLPGVMKGVPVVLRTMPIRAGNTKVACQMVATWPDYPQVRSFQPDRGRFFTWEEEREKAKVVVLGLKIAQRLFGDPEKALGQTVTVYRAGLTVVGVMEEKGSDISGTDQDEQVFVPVSTYMRRMANQTWVTGVFMQMADGTDFARIKREAQSFMRQRHNITGGKRDDFSVLTAEDTMQLKQQALDLVAVLGLISSSLSFAVGGLGILSIMILLVRARRLEIGVRRAMGARRRDIIRQFLLESGVMSMAGGAAGVAAAMGLLTVVYALGNFPYVYDAWLIAQALAGSALLGFVAGAYPAWQAANVEVLHVLRDRQ; encoded by the coding sequence ATGCTCCTGAGCCTGCGCATCGCGCTCCAGGCGCTGGCCACCCACAAGCTGCGCACGGCGCTGGCCATGCTGGGAGTGTTCCTGGGGGCGCTGGCCCTTACGGGGGTTCGCCACGTCTCCCTGGCCATGATGCGCCAGGCCGAGATCGAGGTGGAGAAGCTCGGCCCAAACCTCTTCGCGGTGATGGCCGGCCAGGTGCGCTTCACCCGCGACGGCGGGGCGCGCACCGCCGGAGGCGCGGCCACCTTCCAGTTCGAGGATTCCCTGGCGCTCATGCGCTCGCTGCCCGGGGTGATGAAGGGCGTGCCCGTGGTGCTGCGCACCATGCCCATCCGCGCGGGCAACACCAAGGTGGCCTGCCAGATGGTGGCCACCTGGCCGGACTACCCCCAGGTGCGCAGCTTCCAGCCCGACAGAGGCCGCTTCTTCACCTGGGAAGAGGAGCGCGAAAAGGCCAAGGTGGTGGTGCTTGGCCTGAAGATCGCCCAGCGCCTCTTCGGAGACCCCGAGAAGGCCCTGGGCCAGACTGTCACGGTCTACCGGGCCGGGCTCACGGTGGTGGGCGTCATGGAGGAGAAGGGCTCGGACATCTCCGGCACGGACCAGGACGAGCAGGTCTTCGTGCCCGTCTCCACCTACATGCGGCGCATGGCCAACCAGACGTGGGTGACGGGAGTGTTCATGCAGATGGCCGACGGCACGGACTTCGCGCGCATCAAGCGCGAGGCCCAGTCGTTCATGCGCCAGCGCCACAACATCACGGGCGGCAAACGCGACGACTTCTCGGTGCTCACGGCCGAGGACACCATGCAGCTCAAGCAGCAGGCCCTGGACCTGGTGGCCGTGCTGGGGCTCATCAGTTCCAGCCTGTCCTTCGCGGTGGGGGGGCTGGGCATCCTTTCCATCATGATCCTCCTGGTGCGCGCCAGGAGGCTGGAGATCGGCGTGCGCCGGGCCATGGGCGCCAGGCGGCGCGACATCATCCGTCAGTTCCTGCTGGAATCGGGCGTGATGAGCATGGCCGGGGGCGCGGCCGGGGTGGCGGCTGCCATGGGGCTGCTCACGGTGGTGTACGCCCTCGGCAACTTCCCCTACGTCTACGACGCCTGGCTCATCGCGCAGGCCCTGGCGGGCTCGGCCCTGCTGGGCTTCGTGGCCGGGGCCTATCCGGCCTGGCAGGCCGCCAACGTGGAGGTGCTCCACGTGCTGCGCGACCGCCAGTAG
- a CDS encoding HD-GYP domain-containing protein, with protein sequence MLKKVRVFDLQIGMYVVDAGLSWMDHPYLYAEEGPVTSEEHIGRIRSEGFAEAFIETEKSRQGRQDVRVYDRAEVERALAEALLETAGSRSNKSVPLADELAAAHAAHAGSLTSLREAMDAVASGTSPDCQACQDASREVAQSVARNRDALVCLGMLSESGGYQVLHGVGVSVLAAAFGDYLGLDRRQVGELALAGLLHDVGKALTPRDVLEKQGRLSDEEYARVKRHPVESCSALSAASLPQHLLRAIAEHHERQDGSGYPRGIKGAQQSFFGRILAMVDVFAALTQDRPYRARILPDKALSVLFAMRGREFETSLLERFIKCLGVYPCGSLVRLTSGDHAVVSESNPHAPLRPKVTVVFDQDFKPIHPAVLDLSGKEGPAPAKPTEVAALVDHRPQGVNVRDHLAG encoded by the coding sequence ATGCTCAAAAAGGTCCGCGTCTTCGATCTCCAGATCGGCATGTACGTGGTGGACGCCGGGCTCTCCTGGATGGACCATCCCTACCTCTACGCCGAGGAAGGCCCCGTGACCTCGGAGGAGCACATCGGGCGCATCCGCTCCGAGGGCTTCGCCGAGGCCTTCATCGAGACGGAGAAGAGCCGCCAGGGACGCCAGGACGTGCGCGTCTACGACCGCGCGGAGGTGGAACGCGCCCTGGCCGAGGCGCTCCTGGAGACCGCCGGGTCGCGCTCCAACAAGAGCGTGCCCCTGGCCGATGAACTGGCCGCCGCCCACGCGGCCCACGCTGGCTCCCTGACCTCCCTGCGGGAGGCCATGGACGCCGTGGCCTCGGGCACGTCCCCAGACTGCCAGGCCTGCCAGGACGCCTCCCGCGAGGTGGCCCAGAGCGTGGCCCGCAACCGCGACGCCCTGGTCTGCCTGGGCATGCTCTCGGAATCGGGGGGCTATCAGGTGCTCCACGGCGTGGGGGTGAGCGTGCTGGCCGCCGCCTTCGGCGACTACCTGGGCCTCGACCGCCGCCAGGTGGGCGAGCTGGCCCTGGCGGGCCTGCTTCACGACGTGGGCAAGGCCCTCACGCCCCGCGACGTGCTGGAAAAACAGGGCAGGCTCTCCGATGAGGAGTACGCCCGCGTGAAACGCCACCCCGTGGAGAGTTGTTCCGCGCTCTCGGCGGCGTCCCTGCCCCAGCACCTGCTGCGCGCCATCGCCGAGCACCACGAACGCCAGGATGGCTCCGGCTACCCCCGGGGCATCAAAGGCGCCCAGCAGAGCTTCTTCGGGCGCATCCTGGCCATGGTGGACGTTTTCGCGGCCCTCACCCAGGACAGGCCCTACCGGGCGCGCATCCTTCCGGACAAGGCGCTGAGCGTGCTCTTCGCCATGCGCGGCCGCGAATTCGAGACCAGCCTCCTGGAACGCTTCATCAAGTGCCTGGGGGTCTACCCCTGCGGCAGCCTCGTGCGCCTTACCAGCGGCGACCACGCCGTGGTGAGCGAATCCAACCCCCACGCGCCCCTGCGCCCCAAGGTCACCGTGGTCTTCGACCAGGACTTCAAGCCCATCCATCCGGCCGTGCTCGACCTCTCCGGCAAGGAAGGCCCCGCCCCGGCGAAGCCCACCGAGGTGGCCGCGCTGGTGGACCATCGCCCCCAAGGCGTCAACGTGCGCGACCATCTCGCGGGGTGA
- a CDS encoding 3D domain-containing protein, translating to MEQDAATLSCSPTKLFALPARGEKSLTVTAMAYTAQSVGKSRKGLPRAANGELLTPELNAIAVSPDLIDLHGLALDQTVRIDGLDGEYKVMDLMHARHEKTIDIYFGRDAAGARQWGRRTLTISWDHLRQAQAD from the coding sequence GTGGAGCAAGACGCCGCCACCCTGTCTTGCTCCCCCACCAAGCTTTTCGCCCTGCCCGCACGGGGCGAAAAGTCCCTCACCGTCACCGCCATGGCCTACACGGCCCAGAGCGTGGGAAAGTCCCGCAAGGGACTCCCGCGCGCCGCCAACGGCGAGCTGCTCACTCCCGAGCTGAACGCCATCGCCGTCTCGCCCGACCTCATCGACCTGCACGGGCTCGCCCTGGACCAGACCGTGCGCATCGACGGCCTCGACGGCGAATACAAGGTCATGGACCTCATGCACGCCCGCCACGAGAAGACCATCGACATCTACTTCGGGCGCGACGCCGCCGGAGCGCGCCAGTGGGGACGGCGCACCCTGACCATCTCCTGGGACCACCTCCGCCAGGCCCAGGCCGACTAG
- the amrS gene encoding AmmeMemoRadiSam system radical SAM enzyme has product MHPASLWKPLGEGRAQCRLCCHFCLIDPGARGRCGVRVNRDGALFTLVWDRVAALNVDPVEKKPLYHFLPGSLTFSFGTMGCNLGCSFCQNASLSQPPRQGSPVEGRKADPEGLVQAALDSGCRSVSYTYSEPTVFFELMAAAARRAKAAGLANIMVTNGFMSPECLDALAPLVDAANVDLKAFTPAFYEQVCEAKLEPVKRNIRRMRELGWWIELTTLVIPGLNDSPGELSEMARFIVEQAGAHTPWHLSRFHPDFRLTDRPPTPESTLETAWKIGKDAGLEHVYVGNLPGNAHNATLCPGCGAVAVERRGFALPSGAPPGGVCPGCGRPLAGRFD; this is encoded by the coding sequence ATGCATCCCGCAAGCCTCTGGAAGCCCCTTGGCGAGGGGCGCGCGCAGTGCCGCCTGTGCTGCCACTTCTGCCTGATCGACCCCGGCGCGCGCGGCCGCTGCGGCGTGCGCGTCAACAGGGACGGAGCGCTCTTCACCCTGGTCTGGGACCGCGTGGCGGCCCTCAACGTGGACCCGGTGGAGAAAAAGCCCCTCTACCACTTCCTGCCGGGCAGCCTCACCTTCTCCTTCGGGACCATGGGCTGCAACCTTGGCTGCTCGTTCTGCCAGAACGCCTCGCTCTCCCAGCCGCCCCGCCAGGGCAGCCCCGTGGAGGGCCGCAAGGCCGACCCGGAGGGCCTGGTGCAGGCGGCCCTGGATTCGGGCTGCCGCAGCGTCTCCTACACCTACTCGGAGCCCACGGTCTTCTTCGAACTCATGGCCGCCGCGGCGCGCCGGGCCAAGGCGGCCGGGCTGGCCAACATCATGGTCACCAACGGCTTCATGAGCCCCGAATGCCTGGACGCGCTGGCCCCCCTCGTGGACGCCGCCAACGTGGACCTCAAGGCCTTCACCCCGGCGTTCTACGAGCAGGTCTGCGAGGCGAAGCTCGAACCCGTGAAGCGCAACATCCGGCGCATGCGCGAACTGGGCTGGTGGATCGAACTGACCACGCTGGTGATCCCGGGGCTCAACGATTCCCCGGGGGAGCTCTCCGAGATGGCCCGGTTCATCGTGGAGCAGGCCGGGGCGCACACCCCCTGGCACCTCTCGCGCTTCCACCCGGATTTCCGGCTGACGGACCGCCCCCCAACGCCCGAGTCCACCCTGGAGACGGCCTGGAAGATCGGCAAGGACGCGGGGCTGGAACACGTCTACGTGGGCAACCTGCCGGGCAACGCCCACAATGCCACGCTCTGCCCCGGTTGCGGGGCCGTGGCCGTGGAGCGCAGGGGCTTCGCGCTGCCCTCCGGCGCGCCGCCGGGAGGGGTCTGCCCCGGGTGCGGAAGGCCCCTGGCGGGCCGCTTCGACTGA
- the purM gene encoding phosphoribosylformylglycinamidine cyclo-ligase, whose amino-acid sequence MTDRADAYRRAGVDITAAGRLVDRIKPLAQATFNKGVITDIGGFGGLFKLDLQSYEEPVLVSSTDGVGTKLLLAFEFDGHSTVGIDLVAMSVNDILVQGAKPLFFLDYFATGKLDVDTAERVIKGVAHGCSEAGCALLGGETAEMPDFYPPGHYDLAGFCVGIVDNTKIVDGSSIGIGDSVIGIKSSGPHSNGYSLIRKILAESGLRPNDLLPGASQTVAEALLAPTRIYVKSVLNLLRDFPIKGMVHVTGGGFYENIPRILPRGVAARVSMNSWPMPPVFRWLKDAGKLTWPEMLTTFNCGVGFVLVVGKDILEDVMNRLNALHEQAWVIGEIERLPQDGERVQVSLAEE is encoded by the coding sequence ATGACTGACCGCGCCGATGCCTATCGCCGCGCCGGGGTGGACATCACCGCCGCCGGGCGGCTGGTTGACCGCATCAAACCCCTGGCCCAGGCCACGTTCAACAAGGGTGTCATCACCGACATAGGCGGTTTCGGCGGCCTTTTCAAACTCGATCTGCAGTCCTACGAGGAGCCGGTGCTCGTTTCCTCCACGGACGGCGTGGGCACCAAGCTCCTGCTTGCCTTCGAGTTCGACGGCCACTCCACCGTGGGCATCGACCTGGTGGCCATGAGCGTCAACGACATCCTGGTGCAGGGCGCGAAACCCCTGTTCTTCCTCGACTACTTCGCCACCGGCAAGCTCGACGTGGACACCGCCGAACGCGTGATAAAGGGCGTGGCCCACGGCTGCTCCGAGGCCGGATGCGCCCTCCTGGGCGGCGAGACCGCCGAAATGCCCGATTTCTACCCCCCCGGCCACTACGACCTGGCCGGGTTCTGCGTGGGCATCGTGGACAACACGAAAATCGTGGACGGCTCGTCCATCGGCATCGGCGACAGCGTCATCGGCATCAAGTCGTCCGGGCCGCACTCCAACGGCTATTCGCTCATCCGCAAGATCCTTGCCGAGTCCGGCCTGCGCCCCAACGACCTGCTGCCCGGGGCCTCCCAGACCGTGGCCGAGGCCCTGCTGGCCCCCACGCGCATCTACGTGAAGAGCGTCCTGAACCTCCTGCGCGATTTCCCCATCAAGGGCATGGTGCACGTGACGGGCGGCGGCTTCTACGAGAACATCCCGCGCATCCTGCCCCGGGGCGTGGCCGCGCGCGTCTCCATGAACAGCTGGCCCATGCCCCCCGTGTTCCGCTGGCTCAAGGACGCGGGCAAGCTCACCTGGCCCGAGATGCTCACCACCTTCAACTGCGGCGTGGGCTTCGTGCTCGTGGTGGGCAAAGACATCCTGGAAGACGTGATGAACCGCCTGAACGCCCTGCACGAACAGGCCTGGGTGATCGGCGAGATCGAGCGCCTGCCCCAGGACGGCGAGCGCGTCCAGGTGAGCCTCGCCGAGGAATGA
- a CDS encoding radical SAM protein — MATEKLHPKLLYATPDGSIYDHPDLEMLVRRGDQMGLPRPDELIPLPPESELFLLPGRSALGFDAETGAVEELEELAVAAFVSPGHTLSGTAAYVRREGAPVLPLFAYGAVGIVGERLYVCAKRVDQDQRQVFAGIPKKRITAGARALMARFPKNRLVSHLAGCALTFCCPAARNLALGRFEAPLPTSRACNARCVGCLSLQEEGSGFPSTQNRIAFRPTPGEVLEVMLAHSEREARPVLSFGQGCEGEPLTEAALLAESAALYRAKGGRGTVNVNTNGSLPGTVEELARAGFDSMRVSLVSARAPLYEAYTRPQGYGFAQVAETVARAKEAGLHVSLNFLYHPGVSDTEEELEALGGLIESTRADFVQLRNLNLDPDLYADIVRASGAGFGASMGLGNFMKRLRKRCAWLKYGYFNPFLGEPAGE; from the coding sequence ATGGCAACCGAGAAACTCCACCCAAAGCTCCTCTACGCGACGCCTGACGGCAGCATCTACGACCACCCCGACCTGGAGATGCTCGTGCGCCGGGGCGACCAGATGGGCCTGCCCAGGCCCGACGAACTCATCCCCTTGCCTCCCGAGAGCGAACTCTTCCTGCTGCCGGGGCGCTCCGCCCTGGGGTTCGATGCCGAGACGGGCGCGGTGGAGGAGCTCGAAGAACTGGCCGTGGCCGCCTTCGTGAGCCCGGGCCATACCCTTTCCGGCACGGCGGCCTACGTGCGGCGCGAGGGCGCGCCCGTGCTGCCGCTCTTCGCCTACGGGGCCGTGGGCATCGTGGGCGAACGGCTCTACGTCTGCGCCAAGCGGGTGGACCAGGACCAGCGCCAGGTGTTCGCGGGCATCCCCAAGAAGCGCATCACGGCCGGGGCCAGGGCGCTCATGGCGCGTTTTCCCAAGAACCGGCTGGTGAGCCATCTGGCGGGCTGCGCCCTGACGTTCTGCTGCCCGGCCGCGCGCAACCTGGCCCTGGGCCGCTTCGAGGCCCCGCTGCCCACCTCGCGGGCCTGCAACGCCCGCTGCGTGGGGTGCCTGAGCCTCCAGGAGGAGGGCAGCGGTTTTCCCTCCACGCAGAACCGCATCGCCTTCCGGCCCACGCCCGGCGAGGTGCTGGAGGTGATGCTGGCCCACTCCGAGCGCGAGGCCCGGCCCGTGCTGAGCTTCGGCCAGGGTTGCGAGGGCGAGCCCCTCACCGAGGCGGCGCTCCTGGCGGAATCCGCCGCGCTCTACCGGGCCAAGGGCGGCCGGGGCACCGTGAACGTGAACACCAACGGCAGCCTGCCCGGCACGGTGGAAGAACTTGCCCGCGCCGGGTTCGACTCCATGCGCGTGAGCCTCGTGAGCGCGCGAGCCCCACTCTACGAGGCCTACACGCGGCCCCAGGGCTACGGCTTCGCCCAGGTGGCCGAGACCGTGGCGCGGGCCAAGGAGGCGGGCCTCCACGTGAGCCTCAACTTCCTCTACCACCCCGGCGTCTCGGACACTGAAGAGGAGCTGGAGGCCCTGGGCGGGCTCATCGAGTCCACCCGGGCGGACTTCGTGCAGCTGCGCAACCTCAACCTGGACCCGGACCTCTACGCGGACATCGTGCGCGCAAGCGGCGCGGGCTTCGGGGCGAGCATGGGCCTTGGCAACTTCATGAAGCGCCTGCGCAAGCGCTGCGCGTGGCTCAAGTACGGCTATTTCAACCCCTTCCTGGGTGAACCGGCCGGGGAGTGA
- a CDS encoding diguanylate cyclase — protein sequence MTLRPAGTARLFLPLLLALLALSLPAAPAQANAPKVFRLLFINSYHRGYSWSDGIEQGLRERLAASGQPVEISYEYLDSRRFAYGSQMEHMARAMEIKYRSYPPDVVVVSDNAAFDFAKQYRDRLFPGIPLVFCGYNNFRPDVIQGMANVTGVNEEVSVPGAVELGLAVQPGTRSLAFVVSTGEASSARIAEIAEALVFPALRERFQVTVLKDASLEAIRVGLAALPRETLVFLCGQTSDQGAGRALSPPENGRLVSEVSPFPVYTFWDFHLGTGVIGGRILTGPDQGRAAAELVLMVLAGTPAGSIPVMMRSPTTPIFDYHVMERFGVSPASLPPGSEVLNRPFSLWHTYRLQIMGVALLVLVETVLILLLLRAMRGRRRALAALQDERSLLEDRVRQRTEELKNANEELAQLSFRDSLTRLANRRRFDEALETECLRHRRSGKPLSLILLDIDRFKDFNDRYGHIQGDECLRRIGDFMGRAAARAADLTARYGGEEFAVILPETGQDGATALAERIRLGIEALGMPHEASDVAGHVTASLGVATLPSGEQASPLELVRLADRQLYLAKSQGRNRVCAVKTG from the coding sequence ATGACGCTTCGCCCGGCCGGGACCGCCCGCCTCTTCTTGCCGCTCTTGCTCGCGCTGCTGGCCCTTTCCCTTCCTGCCGCGCCCGCCCAGGCCAACGCCCCCAAGGTGTTCCGCCTGCTCTTCATCAATTCCTACCACCGGGGCTACTCCTGGAGCGACGGCATCGAACAGGGCCTGCGAGAGCGTCTTGCCGCATCCGGCCAGCCGGTGGAAATCTCCTACGAATACCTGGACAGCCGCCGCTTCGCCTACGGCAGCCAGATGGAGCACATGGCCCGGGCCATGGAGATCAAGTACCGCTCCTACCCGCCCGACGTGGTGGTGGTCTCCGACAACGCCGCCTTCGACTTCGCCAAACAGTACCGGGACCGCCTCTTTCCGGGCATTCCCCTGGTGTTCTGCGGCTACAACAACTTCCGGCCCGACGTGATCCAGGGCATGGCCAACGTGACGGGCGTCAACGAGGAGGTGAGCGTCCCCGGGGCGGTGGAGCTGGGCCTCGCGGTGCAACCCGGCACGCGCTCGCTGGCCTTCGTGGTCTCCACCGGCGAGGCCAGCAGCGCCCGCATCGCCGAGATCGCCGAGGCCTTGGTGTTTCCGGCCCTGCGCGAGCGCTTCCAGGTCACGGTGCTCAAGGACGCCTCCCTGGAGGCCATCCGCGTCGGCCTGGCCGCCCTGCCCCGCGAGACCCTTGTGTTCCTTTGCGGCCAGACCAGCGACCAGGGCGCGGGCCGCGCCCTGAGCCCCCCCGAGAACGGTCGTCTCGTGAGCGAGGTGAGCCCCTTCCCGGTGTACACCTTCTGGGACTTCCATCTGGGAACCGGCGTGATCGGCGGGCGTATCCTCACCGGACCGGACCAGGGGCGTGCCGCCGCCGAGCTGGTGCTGATGGTGCTGGCGGGAACGCCCGCCGGGTCCATCCCCGTGATGATGCGCTCGCCCACCACGCCCATCTTCGACTACCACGTCATGGAGCGCTTCGGGGTGAGCCCGGCCTCGCTGCCCCCGGGCAGCGAGGTGCTCAACCGCCCCTTTTCGCTCTGGCACACCTACCGCCTGCAGATCATGGGGGTGGCGCTACTGGTGTTGGTGGAGACGGTGCTCATCCTGCTCCTGCTGCGGGCCATGCGCGGGCGTCGCCGGGCCCTGGCCGCCCTGCAGGACGAACGTTCCCTGCTGGAGGACCGCGTGCGCCAGCGCACCGAGGAGCTCAAGAACGCCAACGAGGAACTGGCCCAGCTGAGCTTCCGCGACAGCCTGACGCGCCTGGCCAACCGCCGTCGCTTCGACGAGGCCCTGGAAACCGAATGCCTGCGCCATCGCCGCTCGGGCAAGCCGCTCTCGCTGATCCTTTTGGACATCGACCGCTTCAAGGACTTCAACGACCGCTACGGGCACATCCAGGGCGACGAATGCCTGCGCCGCATCGGAGACTTCATGGGCCGCGCCGCCGCCCGCGCCGCCGACCTCACGGCCCGCTACGGCGGGGAGGAGTTCGCGGTGATCCTGCCCGAGACGGGGCAGGACGGCGCAACGGCGCTGGCCGAACGCATCCGCCTGGGCATCGAGGCCCTGGGGATGCCCCACGAGGCCTCGGACGTGGCCGGGCACGTCACCGCCAGCCTGGGCGTGGCCACCCTGCCCTCCGGCGAACAGGCCTCGCCCCTGGAGCTGGTGCGCCTGGCCGACCGGCAACTCTACCTGGCCAAATCCCAGGGCCGCAACCGGGTTTGCGCCGTCAAGACCGGCTGA
- a CDS encoding DUF423 domain-containing protein produces MSRVFVFLGAVYSALSVALGAVGSHALKSRLAVEALATWEIGVRYQMYHGLGLMVVGLLMTRWPGKLLTAGGWLLAAGTLAFSGTLYELCLTGDRLFVPITPTGGTMLVLGWLCVAAAVFAHRSPAR; encoded by the coding sequence ATGTCCCGCGTGTTCGTGTTTCTGGGCGCCGTGTACTCGGCGCTTTCGGTGGCGTTGGGGGCCGTGGGCTCCCACGCGCTCAAGTCCCGGCTGGCCGTGGAGGCGCTCGCCACGTGGGAGATCGGGGTCCGTTACCAGATGTACCACGGGCTGGGCCTGATGGTGGTGGGCCTGCTGATGACCCGGTGGCCCGGGAAGCTCTTGACGGCGGGCGGCTGGCTGCTGGCGGCGGGCACGCTGGCCTTTTCGGGCACGCTCTACGAGCTGTGCCTCACGGGCGACCGCCTCTTCGTGCCCATCACGCCCACGGGCGGGACCATGCTCGTGCTGGGCTGGTTGTGCGTGGCCGCGGCCGTGTTCGCCCACCGCTCCCCGGCCCGCTGA
- the htpG gene encoding molecular chaperone HtpG yields MSDSAKTRQREFKADIVKLLDIITHSVYTNREIFVRELISNASDALEKLRFEQSRGLAPADPDLPLDIRIVTDKDNAVLTITDTGIGMNEADLVENIGSIAHSGSEGFLKALGDDASKASSIIGRFGVGFYSVFMAARKVVLTSRAADPSEQSWVWVSDGLGGYELFPAEGEVPRGTAIEVHLKDDAKEFADPDVLKDVINRHSHFIAFPILVDGERVNTVPAIWREPKSQVKSEQYKEFYTFLTHDPEDPLETIHMNVDAPVQFSSLVFVPAKADEHLGIQKLERGLDLYVRRVLIAKDAKELLPEYLRFCRGVVDSEDLPLNISRETLQENAVLRRIAHAVTKEILSRLRKKAKADPDAYAALWKEHGKIFKLGYSDFLNREAYGELLRFDASSLDAPGRLTGLDDYISRARDGQKTVYYLSGPSREALELNPLLEQFRRKGIEVLFLYEPVDEFVLESIGSYKEFAFKSAEQAQAQDLASFDDAAPAGPETAPLTAEQKSGFEALVARIKEVLGPRVKDVRATERLKSSASCLVSADGQMSSQMQRLMRLMQKDESVPEKIMEINPDHPLIRNLLDIQAADPADPFIAQAAEQLYESALLLEGYLADPHKMVARVNAILEQASGWYAGLKKGGAA; encoded by the coding sequence ATGTCCGACAGCGCCAAGACGCGGCAGCGCGAATTCAAGGCTGACATCGTCAAGCTTCTCGATATCATCACGCATTCCGTCTACACCAACCGCGAAATCTTCGTGCGCGAGCTCATCTCCAACGCCTCAGACGCCCTGGAGAAGCTGCGCTTCGAGCAGAGCCGGGGCTTGGCCCCCGCCGATCCCGACCTGCCCCTGGACATCCGCATCGTCACCGACAAGGACAACGCCGTCCTGACCATCACCGACACCGGCATCGGCATGAACGAGGCCGACCTGGTGGAGAACATCGGCTCCATCGCCCACTCCGGCTCTGAGGGCTTCCTCAAGGCCCTGGGCGACGACGCCTCCAAGGCCAGCTCCATCATCGGCCGTTTCGGCGTGGGTTTCTATTCGGTGTTCATGGCCGCGCGCAAGGTGGTGCTCACCTCCCGCGCCGCCGATCCCTCGGAGCAGTCCTGGGTGTGGGTCTCCGACGGCCTGGGCGGCTATGAGCTCTTCCCCGCCGAAGGGGAAGTCCCGCGCGGCACGGCCATCGAGGTGCACCTCAAGGACGACGCCAAGGAGTTCGCCGATCCCGACGTGCTCAAGGACGTGATCAACCGCCATTCCCACTTCATCGCCTTCCCCATCCTGGTGGACGGCGAGCGCGTGAACACCGTGCCCGCCATCTGGCGCGAGCCCAAGAGCCAGGTGAAGTCCGAGCAGTACAAGGAATTCTATACCTTCCTCACGCACGACCCCGAAGACCCCCTGGAAACCATCCACATGAACGTGGACGCCCCGGTGCAGTTCTCCTCCCTGGTCTTCGTGCCCGCCAAGGCCGACGAGCACCTGGGCATCCAGAAGCTGGAGCGCGGTCTGGACCTCTACGTACGCCGCGTGCTCATCGCCAAGGACGCCAAGGAGCTGCTCCCCGAATACCTGCGCTTCTGCCGGGGCGTGGTGGACTCCGAGGACCTGCCCCTGAACATCTCCCGCGAGACGCTCCAGGAGAACGCGGTGCTCAGGCGCATCGCCCACGCCGTCACCAAGGAGATCCTCTCGCGCCTGCGCAAGAAGGCCAAGGCCGACCCCGACGCCTACGCCGCCCTCTGGAAGGAGCACGGCAAGATCTTCAAGCTGGGCTACTCCGATTTCCTCAACCGCGAGGCCTACGGCGAGCTCCTGCGCTTCGACGCCTCCAGCCTGGACGCCCCCGGCAGGCTCACCGGCCTGGACGACTACATCTCCCGCGCCAGGGACGGCCAGAAGACCGTCTACTACCTCTCCGGCCCCAGCCGCGAGGCCCTGGAGCTGAACCCCCTGCTGGAGCAGTTCCGGCGCAAGGGCATCGAGGTGCTCTTCCTCTACGAGCCCGTGGACGAGTTCGTGCTGGAGTCCATCGGCAGCTACAAGGAGTTCGCCTTCAAGTCCGCCGAACAGGCCCAGGCCCAGGACCTGGCCAGCTTCGACGACGCCGCGCCCGCCGGACCGGAAACCGCGCCCCTCACCGCCGAGCAGAAGAGCGGCTTCGAGGCCCTGGTCGCGCGCATCAAGGAGGTGCTGGGGCCGCGCGTCAAGGACGTTCGCGCCACCGAGCGTTTGAAGTCCAGCGCCTCCTGCCTCGTCTCGGCCGACGGCCAGATGAGCTCCCAGATGCAGCGGCTCATGCGCCTGATGCAAAAGGACGAGTCCGTTCCCGAAAAGATCATGGAGATCAACCCGGACCATCCCCTGATCCGCAACCTCCTGGACATCCAGGCCGCCGACCCGGCCGACCCCTTCATCGCCCAGGCGGCAGAACAGCTCTACGAGTCGGCCCTGCTCCTGGAGGGCTACCTGGCCGATCCCCACAAGATGGTTGCGCGCGTCAACGCGATCCTCGAACAGGCCAGCGGCTGGTACGCGGGGCTGAAGAAGGGCGGCGCGGCCTAG
- a CDS encoding FmdB family zinc ribbon protein, whose product MPLYEYQCAACGCRFEELVSAQGQAPACPACQSAQVARILSAVNCPNTGKSIADNPASGPFPTGLGGGGCGGGGGFS is encoded by the coding sequence ATGCCACTCTATGAATACCAGTGCGCCGCCTGCGGCTGCCGTTTCGAGGAACTCGTCAGCGCCCAGGGTCAGGCCCCGGCCTGTCCGGCCTGCCAGTCCGCCCAGGTGGCCCGCATCCTTTCCGCCGTGAACTGCCCCAACACGGGCAAGTCCATCGCGGACAACCCCGCCTCCGGCCCCTTCCCCACAGGCCTGGGCGGCGGCGGATGCGGAGGCGGGGGCGGCTTCTCCTGA